From a region of the Oncorhynchus mykiss isolate Arlee chromosome 32, USDA_OmykA_1.1, whole genome shotgun sequence genome:
- the LOC110488529 gene encoding dnaJ homolog subfamily C member 8 yields the protein MNEVLAKMAAAGGEPSTQSGPDDLFNHFYTEVKQIEKRDSVLTSKQQIDRLLRPGSSYFNLNPFEVLQIDPEATDEELKKRFRALSILVHPDKNQDDPDRAQLAFEAVDKAYKNLLDPEQKKRAVDVIQAGREYVEHNMKEKKKQLKKDGKPQFLEEDDPEMFRQAVYKQTMKLFAELEIKRKEREAKDMHERKRAREEEIETAEKAKREREWQKNFEETRDGRVDSWRSFQAGKSKAKKEKKPRSFLKPPKVKMEQRE from the exons ATGAATGAAGTCTTAGCCAAGATGGCGGCTGCTGGAGGAGAGCCCTCTACCCAGAGTGGTCCGGATGATTTGTTCAATCATTTCTACACAGAG GTAAAGCAGATAGAGAAAAGAGACTCTGTGCTAACCTCGAAGCAGCAAATAGACAGGCTGCTCAGACCTGGGTCATCCTACTTCAATTTAAACCCGTTTGAG GTGTTACAAATTGATCCAGAGGCAACAGATGAGGAGTTGAAGAAGAGGTTCAGAGCG TTGTCCATCTTGGTCCATCCAGACAAGAACCAGGATGATCCAGACAGAGCACAACTAGCCTTTGAAG CTGTGGACAAGGCATACAAAAACCTGCTAGACCCAGAACAGAAGAAGAGGGCAGTTGATGTGATCCAAGCAGGAAGGGAATATGTTGAGCATAAT atgaaagagaagaagaaacagcTGAAGAAGGATGGGAAGCCTCAATTCTTGGAAGAGGATGACCCAGAAATG TTCAGACAGGCGGTGTACAAGCAGACTATGAAGCTGTTTGCAGAGCTTGAAATCAAGAGGAAGGAGCGGGAAGCCAAGGACATGCATGAAAG GAAAAGGGCAAGAGAGGAAGAGATTGAGACGGCAGAGAAAGCTAAGCGAGAGAGGGAATGGCAGAAAAACTTTGAG GAAACAAGGGATGGGCGAGTGGACAGTTGGAGGAGTTTCCAGGCAGGCAAGAGCAAGGCTAAAAAAGAGAAGAAACCCCGGTCCTTCCTGAAGCCTCCTAAAGTCAAGATGGAGCAGAGAGAGTGA